GATATATTTTACATACCTTCCCACCGTCATATCAAGATGACCTGTAAAATGTTGTGGAAGAAAACCAATGATTTTCCTAATTTCTTCAATATCTAAATTCTTTCTATACGTCCCAATCTGCTTGTCTCGAACTAAGAACGAATAGTTGATTTTCCCATATTCTGGTTGCAGTGCAGTAGCGAGCAGCTTTAAAAGTGTCGTTTTTCCCGCCCCATTATTTCCAACTACATACGTTATTCCTTTTGAAAATGAGCACGAAATACCATTTAAAATCTTCGTATTATCCATTGTATATGCTACATTGCTTACCGTTATCCTCATTTCGTATTCACCGAAAAACGTCTTTTCAATAACACACTGCTTAATAAAAGGATAGAAACTCCAAAAATTATCATATGGATGACTAGAAAGTAATCATCGCCTGGAGTTTGAAACAAAAGCTTTTTCTTCATGAACACTTGACTGAACCATATAAACAATGTTAAAGCTAAACCTAATTTTTGTCCTAACCATAATATTGTCACAAAACCGATTACACCAAAAAAGAAAACAGGTATAACGGAGCTAACTAAATACAATGTCGTACTTTCTTTTCCTATAACAATAAAACTTAACGGCAGGGTCAGAGCGACTTGAAAACCCATTACAATGATAAAACGGGTGAATATTTGTTGAATAATTGGGTAATAGCTTAACATTTCAATAATCTCATTTCCTTCGTTTTTAGGGCGAAACGAATAGCCAATAACTGCAATAACAAGAAGTGTTATCCACTTCATCCAACTTAAAAAGCCAGCTCCAGCAGCACCATAATTTTCACTAATGGTAAAAGTGATAACAATCATGAGTAATCCTGTCATTAGCCAACTAACCGTACCATAAAAATTCCATTGTGATAAAAACATATTGACTATTTTGGATCTAGTCGAAAGATTATCTTGCGTCGTTTCTAGCTCTTTACGTAAATCAACTGGACTTTGCTCCTGTTCCATACTTTTGATTTTTTCGATTAAATCGAGTGTCTTTTCCCTTGATGGCTCAGGGGCGGTAAATCGATCAAAATGAGCCTTCCACTCGCTTTCTAATTTGGTTAATTCTTGATTTTTACTTATTTTCCTCAACCCCTTTCCGTTCATCTTCAGCTAATATGTTACCAAGCTGTTTTAACCCACGTGCAATTCGAGTTTTTACAGTGTTGATCGAAATATCCAACGCCAAAGCTATTTCCGTGTATTTCAAGTCCTGATAAAAACGTAAATATAATACCGTTCGATAATCCATAGATAATTTGTTTAGTGATTCTACCATCCATTGCCGCTCCAGCTGATGATCAATAATTTGGTAAACTTGCTCCTTTGCTTTCAAATCTTTATCTGTTACATATTCAAGCCGCGAGACTGGTTTTCGCCAATAATCCTTACAAGTATTCGTCGCGATTTTATACATCCACGGTTTAAATTGATCGGGAATGAATCCCTTTTGACCTTGTTGATAGATTTTTAGAAATGTTTCTTGTACAATATCTTCGGCTAATTTTTCATCGTTCAATAATCGATATACATATCCAAACAGAGGTTTATGATATCGGAAAACTAGAATATCGAACGCTGAATCTATTCCAAGTGATAATTGCCGCATATATTCTTCATCTTGCATTCCCATCCCTCCGCTTCATTTTTAATATCGCTCCTACCATACATACTACTCCTAGTCCGATATAAAACAATCGATTATAGAGCAGCCAGCGATTTTCCGCTAAGAAAATTCCAGTTTCTCCGCTCACGAAACGTTCCACACTTCCATAAACCAGTAAAATGGCATTTAATTCCCGCAATAACGATCCGCCAAATAAGGTCATCATCCAAAAAAGGACTCCTGCTATGATTCCTCCAAGTGAATGCTTACCAATCATCAGTCCTAAAATGGCGAAACAACCTAGAGCCAAGTACACAGGAATGGTAAAAACGAAGCCCTGCCACAGAAACTTTCCATATATACATACTAAAGGAATGATAACGATACTCATTAACCCGCAAAAAATAATTACGGAAAATAACGCCCGCTCCAATAGAAATTTCCATTTAACAACAGGGTACGTTATAAGCTGATGATAAAATTTAGAATCTAAATCAATTGAAAAACACCATTGAATGATAAAAACGTACCATATTGACGCCGTTTTTTCATAAATAAGGCTAGAAAGATCTCCTACCTCATATATCCCAGAGTTGTAAACAATCATTGCAATGATTGGGATGAGTAAAATGGAAATATAAAAATACAAAGAAGTAAACCATAGCTTTAAAAAGAGCCGAAACCGAACCAAGCACCCTTTCATTGTTTCGATTTCCCTTCGTATTGTTTTAAAGCCGCTTCCAAATCAAATTCCTGCTTGTGGTCTAGCCCTGCCCAATAGTTAAAAAGATACTGTAGGACAGCTTTAAATGGTTCTGTTCCTTTTTCCGCGTAGTCTTGTAATAACTTTACTCTTGTAAGTATTTCACCCTCATCTGACACATTGGTTTTATACCATTCCAAAAAACCATCTTGTTCGTGGAGATTATCGAGCAATATCCACACCAACGCATCGTAAAAAACAGAAAAATCTCGGGTGCCATCGAAAGGATTTTCCCGAGTCAACTCATTTAGGAGTTCATGGGCAATTTCTACATCATCCACATACTCATTTCTCATTACAAAAAAATCATGATTTACGCCATCACGTGTAAGATAATAATAGTTATCACTCAATATATAGATAACCGAGGGGCTCATTTGAACTTCTAACCAATCCTCAATAAAGCTCCAAGATTGTTGATAGCGTCCAATCACTTCTTTCATACCGTTAACAGATTCAGGATGAGCAACAACGCGAATTTCACCAACCTTGTCTTCCTTGAATTTTCCACCTATTAAAGAAAGACCGTATTGAGAATTCCCTTGAAACGTTCCTTTACTAATTTCTGGTATCGTCAATGCAAGCGGAAGTTTTTGATCTTGCTTCATGTTCACGGTAAATTCTGTAGGGAAATCCTCCACAAGCCGAGCGTTTCTTAATTCAAATCCTGCATATAAGTTATCATGCTCCCGAGCGATAACTAGATTACGTTTTCCAATTAAAGGATACCATCCTGCTTCTTTCGGAAGATACACGCGATCATTCTTTATAAACGCTTGTTCCACATAGCCATCCTCGCGATATTGCAATACATTTCCTTCATATTGAAGACTGAGGTGCAATGTATCATTGGGCTTCATTGGTTGTTCTAAATGAAGTTTAATAAAATCTCCACTCCGTGAACAAGAAACGGTCCTTTCGCTCGTGCATTCCTTTATGTTTAAGCCGTGATACAAAGTTAAAAAAACTTCATCTATTGACTCGTTCCCGTTATGTTTTATTTTTAAGTTACTTTGAACGTTTATATAATCCTCCGCTTGCAATTCCACACTTATATTTGTTTTTTCCATTGAAAATTCATATGGCTGATCGTCTTTATGCTCTTCATAAAAGGAATTCATCCATTCGTTATAGTCGCCCTCTCCATCAAACGACTCAGCATATTTCTTCCCCGTTGCAATGTATTGATGAAGCGCCTGATCATATTGCATGAACCGCGCGCCACTTAACACAGCCGTTGGAATAAGAAAGATCGTAATGAGAATAGGGATCAGCTTTTTTTCTTTATGACTCCTGCGCTTACGCTGAAAAAATAACAGAGCTAATCCAATAACCACAACGCTCAATAAAATGATAGCACTTTGGTGCAACATGGCATTTTTAAACAGATGATAAATCCCCCATATCCCATCATAAGGAGTTTCAACGAACATAAAATCAAAAGGAGTCAATAAATGAAACTTTGGATTATCCCAACTTTCAGCAGTTCCAGCATAGTCAAAGGGCAGAAATAAGCTTAGCACTAAAATAGCTGGAATAGCCAAATACGCAAGCATTGACTTAATGAGGTGTGCAAATAAAAAACCGATAGAAATGAGAAGAAAAAATGCCCCTTCCATTTGCATGAATACGTAAAATATATTTTTAAACCAATCTCCTATCGGCGTGGGTGTTACTATAAACCATAATGCTTGCACGACGACTGTTATCATCGTAATACAAATTCCATATAATTGGGTAATCAGCCATTTCCCTACAATCCATTCCCCGTTTTTCACTTCGTACGTTACGACTAATTGTTCAAAATAACTATCCCGATCTTTGCTCGCCATATAAACGGCAAAGAGCCCAATGATGAACAAATTGAGTAACAGTAACCAGATGAAGCTTTGGTAAAATACGGCAGCACGTTCTTCATAATGGATTGGCTGGATTTCATAAGCGATGATGACATACCCCCAATACAATATATTTGCTAATACTGGGACAGCTAAGAATTTATTTCGAAGTAAAAGCAGCCATTCATTTTGAAAAACGGATTTCATTACGCTCATGACATCACCCTGCTTATAACTGCCATATAGCCATCCTCGACCGTTGGTTGTACAGGTCTTACATTACCTTGTGGTTGTTCTTTGGAAATAATTCGAAAAACAGCCTGATCTTTTTCCTTACGGCTAGAAATAATGACATATTCTTTTTCAATTTTGTCATATTGAGAAAAGGGAACCGATAACTCCCATGCTACATTTTTCGCTTTATCAGCTAATAATTCAGTGAATCCTTGAAAAAGAACCTCACCGCGATGAATGACCGCAACATTTTTACAACTAGATTCAATATCATTTATGATATGAGTTGATAAAATAATCGAATGATCTTTACTCAACCTTTCCATTACATTTCGAAAACGAATCCTTTCTGAAGGGTCAAGTCCTGCAGTCGGTTCATCAAGAATGATGAATTTCGGGTTTCCGATAAGCGCCTGCGCAACCCCAAGCCGCCGCTTCATTCCTCCCGAGTAGCCCTTTATCTTTTTATTAGCTTGTTCAATAAGGTTCACGTCTTCGAGAGTCTTTTCTACCTGGTTTTTTCTTTCCTGTAGATTCGACACACCTTTTAAGGATGCTACATAATGTAGGAACTCCCTACCCGTAAATTGGCTTGGCACGTTAAAATGCTGCGGCAAATACCCGAGCAGTTGTCGTACCTTATCCCCTTCACTGACTAAATCATGACCATATATAGATACCTTCCCTTCTTGAAAAGGAAGAATCGTACTCAAAATCTTCATTAGTGTTGATTTCCCTGCTCCATTCGGGCCAAGGAGCCCAAACAATCCCGTTTCAATTTGTAAATTAATATTTTTTAATGCTTGAAATGAACGATATGATTTTTGTAATCCTTCGATTTTAATGGACAATCTGTTTCCCCTCCAAAAATACCTTTCTCATTCTTACACGTAGAGAAGAATAAAATTGTTTCACGATAGAAATTTTTTCAAGGATTCCGTTGTTAATTGGAAAATACTTGTTTTTATCGAGGGCTCAAAGTGAGATTTTCACGCAATGAAGTGTTCATCTCACAACGTATGTGCAGGAGTTAACATAGGGACTGTTCTCCTTAACTATGGGTAGAAGAACTATTGAACTAATATTTAAATAGACCGAATCTTCAATCATCAGCCTTTTCATACATCCCCAACTACTTGTTAGTAGCCCAAGGGTATGACCTAAACGCCTCTTACGAAATAGGGCATTTAGGTGTTGTTGTCTCTCTACTTAGACTTTTTGCAGTATGGTTCTCCAATTCTTGAAATGGGAGTCTTACGGCAACTTATATGCGGGATAAAGATTATTGGTAATGCCACAGAGCAAGGTAGGTTAATTTACCACTTCATAACCTTCAACCTTCTTTTTTAAAATGATAAAATATAGTAGCAGTTT
This genomic interval from Virgibacillus pantothenticus contains the following:
- a CDS encoding RNA polymerase sigma factor; the protein is MQDEEYMRQLSLGIDSAFDILVFRYHKPLFGYVYRLLNDEKLAEDIVQETFLKIYQQGQKGFIPDQFKPWMYKIATNTCKDYWRKPVSRLEYVTDKDLKAKEQVYQIIDHQLERQWMVESLNKLSMDYRTVLYLRFYQDLKYTEIALALDISINTVKTRIARGLKQLGNILAEDERKGVEENK
- a CDS encoding ABC transporter permease, with product MSVMKSVFQNEWLLLLRNKFLAVPVLANILYWGYVIIAYEIQPIHYEERAAVFYQSFIWLLLLNLFIIGLFAVYMASKDRDSYFEQLVVTYEVKNGEWIVGKWLITQLYGICITMITVVVQALWFIVTPTPIGDWFKNIFYVFMQMEGAFFLLISIGFLFAHLIKSMLAYLAIPAILVLSLFLPFDYAGTAESWDNPKFHLLTPFDFMFVETPYDGIWGIYHLFKNAMLHQSAIILLSVVVIGLALLFFQRKRRSHKEKKLIPILITIFLIPTAVLSGARFMQYDQALHQYIATGKKYAESFDGEGDYNEWMNSFYEEHKDDQPYEFSMEKTNISVELQAEDYINVQSNLKIKHNGNESIDEVFLTLYHGLNIKECTSERTVSCSRSGDFIKLHLEQPMKPNDTLHLSLQYEGNVLQYREDGYVEQAFIKNDRVYLPKEAGWYPLIGKRNLVIAREHDNLYAGFELRNARLVEDFPTEFTVNMKQDQKLPLALTIPEISKGTFQGNSQYGLSLIGGKFKEDKVGEIRVVAHPESVNGMKEVIGRYQQSWSFIEDWLEVQMSPSVIYILSDNYYYLTRDGVNHDFFVMRNEYVDDVEIAHELLNELTRENPFDGTRDFSVFYDALVWILLDNLHEQDGFLEWYKTNVSDEGEILTRVKLLQDYAEKGTEPFKAVLQYLFNYWAGLDHKQEFDLEAALKQYEGKSKQ
- a CDS encoding ABC transporter ATP-binding protein, whose protein sequence is MSIKIEGLQKSYRSFQALKNINLQIETGLFGLLGPNGAGKSTLMKILSTILPFQEGKVSIYGHDLVSEGDKVRQLLGYLPQHFNVPSQFTGREFLHYVASLKGVSNLQERKNQVEKTLEDVNLIEQANKKIKGYSGGMKRRLGVAQALIGNPKFIILDEPTAGLDPSERIRFRNVMERLSKDHSIILSTHIINDIESSCKNVAVIHRGEVLFQGFTELLADKAKNVAWELSVPFSQYDKIEKEYVIISSRKEKDQAVFRIISKEQPQGNVRPVQPTVEDGYMAVISRVMS